The Paenibacillus amylolyticus genome contains the following window.
GATCTCAAGCGCCGTATGCGCATTGTGGTCCGTCGCAGTATTGTTCATTTCTGTGAATGCGATGAAGAAACAGGCGGAGGATGAACGCAGAACCATCATACAATCCATGGAAAAGACAGCAATTGCTTCATTAAATCATCATCGACACGACTGGATGAACGACCTTCAGGTGTTATATGGATATCTTCGGCTGGGCAAACTTGATAAATCCTTGCAATGTGTGGAAAGAATAAAAGAGCGGGTTACGGAAGAGAGCCGAATCTCCAGATTGGGCATTCCCTCCCTCGTATTTTATCTTCAATCTTTTCGGGCCAGTGGAATGGCGCTGGAATTGCATGTGGAAATCGAAGATGAGTTGCAGCTAAGTGCTCTGGTCTCTCCCGAGGATGGCGAGTCACTTACCGGGGCGATTGCAGATGCAATCAGGGCCTATCAATATGGCGGCGGCCGGTCTTCTTGGGGAGAGGTTCGCAAACTGACCTTGAACTTCGGACAGGATCATGGAGATGTGGTTGTCCGACTGGATGGGGATCAAACACCCGATCCGGAAACACTGCGGCAGCTTACTGCCGTACTCAAAGGAAAAAAAGTCAGAACGGAGCAGTTTCCGTCTGAGGATACGTTTATACAATTCAGAATGCCGTGTGGAATATAGGAAGAAGGGGTTAACCAATGTTTGTAGATAAAGCGAAGATTTATGTAAAAGCCGGAGACGGAGGGGACGGAATTATTTCGTTCCGTCGTGAGAAGTACGTTCCGAACGGCGGACCTGCTGGAGGCGATGGAGGCAGAGGCGCTGACATCATTTTCCGTGTGGATGAAGGTTTGCGGACATTGATGGATTTCCGTTACCAGCGTCACTTCAAAGCTCCGCGTGGTGAGAAGGGACGTAACAAAAGTCAGCATGGTGCAAACGCTGAGAACATGATTGTGCGTATTCCGCCAGGAACTGTCATTCTGGATGAAGACAGTGGAGAAGTACTGGCGGATATGACACGCCACGGTCAACAGGTTGTTATTGCTCGTGGTGGTCGGGGCGGACGGGGTAACATCCGGTTTGCCACGCCGAACAATCCTGCGCCTGAACTTGCCGAGAACGGTGAAGAAGGACAGGAGCGTTACATCGTGCTCGAATTGAAAGTTATGGCCGATGTGGGTCTGGTTGGTTTCCCAAGCGTCGGGAAATCCACATTGCTTTCTGTCGTTTCATCAGCGAAGCCAAAGATTGGCGCATACCATTTTACAACCATTACACCGAATCTGGGTGTAGTCGGTGTAGGTGAAGGCCGCAGCTTCGTTATGGCCGACTTGCCTGGTCTGATTGAAGGTGCGCATGAAGGAATCGGCCTGGGACATGAGTTTTTACGTCATGTGGAGCGTACCCGTATTATTATTCATGTGGTGGACATGTCGGGTTCAGAAGGACGCGATCCATTTGAAGACTGGCAGAAAATTAATGATGAACTGAAACTGTACAATCCGCTACTGGCTGAGAGACCGCAGGTTGTCGCAGCCAATAAAATGGATATGCCGGACTCCGAAGCCAATTTGGAGCAATTCTTGCAGCAAGTTCGTGAGGTGCAACCGGATATTGAAGTAATGCCTATTTCATCTCTGACTCGTAAAGGGATTCAAGAGCTCTTGTATCGTGCCGCTGATCTGTTGGATCAGATTCCGGACGAGCCAGTAGTTGAAGAGGTAGCAGACGTATCCGAACGTAAAGTGTACAGCTTGGACAAAAAAGAGGACGAAGGTTTCCGTATTGTGCGTGAGAATGAAATATTCGTTGTTGAAAGTGCCAAGATTGATCGCATGATGAAACGGATGCAATTGAACTCGCATGAAGCTATATTGAAACTCGCACGTACACTGCGTTATATGGGTGTGGACGATGAGTTGCGTAAGCGCGGAGCTGTAGAAGGCACCATCGTGCGTATTGGAGATTTTGAATTCGAATTTGTGGAAGGCAGCAGTTACTACTAAGTAGCTGTCTTTCATGGAGAGACATATTGATATAACAACGCAGAGAAGTGGGAAGTTGACCCGCACTCTGCGTTTTTTTTGTTTTTCCTGACATGAGGAAGGCATAAACTTGTATACTGTGAGGAACGTATTTCAAAAATAGGCATGTCATGTATTGCCCTTTTGTCGTAGATCCTTTATAATGTCCACTATATGAATACATGAGTCTTTGAGGAGAGGACGTTCTGTGAACGAACGCTATTACTTAGTACGGGAAGATATTTTACCAGAGGCTGTGGTGAAGACCATGCAGGTAAAAGAACTACTGGCTTCTGGTGATGTTAAAACAGTGCATGAGGCCGTTGAGCAGGTCGGATTAAGTCGGAGTGCCTTTTACAAGTATAAGGATGGAATTCATCTGATCAACCAGCTTGAACGCGAAAGAATTGTAACAATCTCCATTGATCTGGAGCATCAGTCAGGGATCTTGTCTCGTGTGCTTGGACATGTCGCTGGTTATGGAGCCAACGTACTCACGATTAATCAGAGTATTCCGCTTCAGGGAAGAGCCAATGTTGTCATTTCAGTGGAAACGACACATCTGCATGGCGAGATTGGTGAAATGCTGGATCGAATGCAAGATATGCCTGGCGTAAGACGCACGCGTATTGTAGGCCAAGGTTAATTGGGCTTTAACATACAGGACTGACAGACAAGAATAGACATTAGGGGGTAGATCGTTAGTGAAACCGGTAAAAGTCGGATTGTTGGGTCTGGGAACTGTCGGAACGGGAGTCGTTCGCATTGTGGAAGGGAATCAGGAAGATCTGAGCAGTCAGGTTGGGTCACCGATTGTCATTGAGAAGATCGCAGTGAAAAATACAGAGAAAGAACGTGTTATTGCTGTAGACCGTGCCAAGCTCACTGAAGATCCCTGGGAAGTCATTCGTCATCCGGATATCGATGTCATCGTTGAAGTCATGGGCGGCATTGATCAGACGAAGGAGTATATTCTTGAAGCGTTGGAACGTGGGAAACATATCGTAACAGCGAACAAAGATCTCATGGCACTGCATGGTACAGAGATTTTGGCGAAGGCGCAGGAAAAGCAATGTGACGTGTTCTATGAGGCGAGTGTTGCGGGAGGGATTCCCATCATTCGTACGCTGATTGAAGGGTTCTCTTCCGACCGCATTACCCGCATTATGGGCATTGTGAACGGAACAACGAATTTTATTCTGACCAAAATGAGCCAGGAAGGCGCATCCTATGAAGAAGTGCTAACCGAAGCACAGGCACTGGGATATGCTGAATCGGATCCGACCTCGGATGTGGAAGGACTTGATGCAGCCCGCAAAATGGCAATCTTGAGTACACTCGGCTTCCGCACCAATGTGGAGTTGAAAGATGTAACGGTTAAAGGGATATCCTCCGTAACCCGTGAAGACATAACGTATGCCCGCAGACTTGGCTATGAGATGAAGTTACTGGGTATTGCAGATCGGATTGACGATGAGATCACGATTAGCGTACAGCCGACAATGGTTAGACAGAATCATCCGATTGCTTCAGTCAACGGTGTGTTCAACGCAGTGTATGTACATGGTGAAGCTGTGGGAGAGACCATGTTCTACGGTGCCGGTGCTGGAGAATTGCCAACGGCGACTTCGGTTGTAGCTGACATTGTGGCGGTTACCAAAAACCTCAAGCTTGGTGTAAATGGTCTCAAAGCAATTGTGCCGTATAAGACGAAGCGACTGCAAAGCGACGAGCAGATCGTGTCGAAAAACTTTATTTTATTACACGTAGATGACAAGGCTGGTGTATTGGCACAAATCACACAAATCTTCGCAGAATATGAAGTCAGTCTGGCCTCGGTTGTGCAACAGCCGAATGAGCATAACCCGGATGCTGAGATCATTATCGTTACACATAATGCAAGTAAGGCAAGCATGGACAAAGTGTTAAAACATTTTGAATCACTCAGCGTCATTCGCCGCATTAAGAGTGTGTATCGGGTCGAAGGATAACTGTCTGTATTCCTTATAACATCGTAATTATTTCAGATTATTAAAACATAAAGGAGTTTACCCACAATGAGATATCAAGGACTTTTGCAAACGTACAGAGAGCACCTTCCAGTGAATGAAAATACACCCCTGCTTACGCTTCAGGAAGGAAATACACCGTTGATTCATGCGGAGAACCTGTCCGAGGAGCTCGGCCTAAATGTTTATTTCAAGTATGAAGGTTTGAACCCTACGGGATCATTCAAGGACCGCGGTATGGTTATGGCTGTTGCCA
Protein-coding sequences here:
- a CDS encoding Spo0B domain-containing protein, which gives rise to MKSWKRVPWIAACSLLIPLVFVMLYPAMISSAVCALWSVAVLFISVNAMKKQAEDERRTIIQSMEKTAIASLNHHRHDWMNDLQVLYGYLRLGKLDKSLQCVERIKERVTEESRISRLGIPSLVFYLQSFRASGMALELHVEIEDELQLSALVSPEDGESLTGAIADAIRAYQYGGGRSSWGEVRKLTLNFGQDHGDVVVRLDGDQTPDPETLRQLTAVLKGKKVRTEQFPSEDTFIQFRMPCGI
- a CDS encoding ACT domain-containing protein, which codes for MNERYYLVREDILPEAVVKTMQVKELLASGDVKTVHEAVEQVGLSRSAFYKYKDGIHLINQLERERIVTISIDLEHQSGILSRVLGHVAGYGANVLTINQSIPLQGRANVVISVETTHLHGEIGEMLDRMQDMPGVRRTRIVGQG
- the obgE gene encoding GTPase ObgE, with the translated sequence MFVDKAKIYVKAGDGGDGIISFRREKYVPNGGPAGGDGGRGADIIFRVDEGLRTLMDFRYQRHFKAPRGEKGRNKSQHGANAENMIVRIPPGTVILDEDSGEVLADMTRHGQQVVIARGGRGGRGNIRFATPNNPAPELAENGEEGQERYIVLELKVMADVGLVGFPSVGKSTLLSVVSSAKPKIGAYHFTTITPNLGVVGVGEGRSFVMADLPGLIEGAHEGIGLGHEFLRHVERTRIIIHVVDMSGSEGRDPFEDWQKINDELKLYNPLLAERPQVVAANKMDMPDSEANLEQFLQQVREVQPDIEVMPISSLTRKGIQELLYRAADLLDQIPDEPVVEEVADVSERKVYSLDKKEDEGFRIVRENEIFVVESAKIDRMMKRMQLNSHEAILKLARTLRYMGVDDELRKRGAVEGTIVRIGDFEFEFVEGSSYY
- a CDS encoding homoserine dehydrogenase, yielding MKPVKVGLLGLGTVGTGVVRIVEGNQEDLSSQVGSPIVIEKIAVKNTEKERVIAVDRAKLTEDPWEVIRHPDIDVIVEVMGGIDQTKEYILEALERGKHIVTANKDLMALHGTEILAKAQEKQCDVFYEASVAGGIPIIRTLIEGFSSDRITRIMGIVNGTTNFILTKMSQEGASYEEVLTEAQALGYAESDPTSDVEGLDAARKMAILSTLGFRTNVELKDVTVKGISSVTREDITYARRLGYEMKLLGIADRIDDEITISVQPTMVRQNHPIASVNGVFNAVYVHGEAVGETMFYGAGAGELPTATSVVADIVAVTKNLKLGVNGLKAIVPYKTKRLQSDEQIVSKNFILLHVDDKAGVLAQITQIFAEYEVSLASVVQQPNEHNPDAEIIIVTHNASKASMDKVLKHFESLSVIRRIKSVYRVEG